Genomic window (Thermococcus sp.):
TTCGGTTTTGAGGACGCGGGGGCGGTTACATACCAGCTCCCCGACGAGGGGGAGAGTATGAGATTTGGTGCAACAACGCTGGAGTTCATACCAGCTCATTTTCTTCACAGTCCCGGGCACTTTACGCTGTACGACCACAGGAGCAAGTTTCTTTTCTCCGGCGACATAGGTATAGCCCTCCTCGATGAACCATACATCGTCGTTGACAGTATGGAAAGGCACATACAGGCGATGAAAGCCATCCATGAAAGGCTCATGCCAACGAGTGCCGCCATAAAACTCTGGCTTGGCCGCGTAAAGTACCTCGAGGTAGAAGCCATACTGCCACAACACGGTGCCATAATCCCCAAGAAGCACGTTGGAAGGTTCTTTGACTTCCTGGCCAACCTCAAAACGGGAATAGACGTCATGAGATGAGGTGGTGGGGGTGCAGATAAGGAGCATCGAGAAGGCATCGAGTGCACTGGCCCAGTCGGTGAGGATAAAAACCTCCAGTAGAGAGTCAAGCAAGATAATAGACGAGCTGGCAGACCAGATAAGCGGAAAGTTCATGAGGAACAACACGATAATTATCGAGAACATAGGCAAGCTCTCCCAGGTTATGAAGGAGATGGAACGCTTTCAAAAGGATTTCTTACCCTTTTTTCAGCGCTTTGAGGTCTTCGCCCGGGAGTTCAACATGCTGGTGGAAAACTTAGAGTACATATCAAGGATAAGCGATTCAATAGGCAGCGTGGCCAAGCAGACCAACCTTGTAGCCCTCAACGCCTCGATTGAAGCGGCACGAGCGGGGGAAGCCGGGAGGGGCTTCGCCGTTGTTGCCGACGAGATAAGGAAGATGGCGATTCAGACCATGAACCTTGCCCGGGAGATCAAGGACTTCAACGCAAAGGTCATGGAGCAACTGGACACACTGAGGGATGCACTCACGGTTATGGATAAGATAAAGGAGGGAACAGACGTCCTCGGGAGGGACATAGGAGCAATGGTGGAAATAAGTGCTGTTTTAAACGAGATATCCCGCAAGCAGGAGGGGATAGTCACCGACATCAAGAGGTTGAACGGTATAGCCCTCGCCCTCAGGAAGTTCGCGGACATGCAGGACCGCTACAACAAGGATATGGCCTCGCTACTGAGGATGATGGCCAGCGAATACGCGCGCGAGATGAAAGGATCGGAGGAGTGGGGTGGTTGAAGTGACCGAGCTTCTTTTCTACAGGGACCCGTACCTTAAGGAGACTACCTCAAAGGTGGTTGACGTTAAAAACCTCAGAAACGGTTTCGTTGAGGTCCTGCTTGACAGGACGATATTCTATCCCGAGGGAGGGGGCCAGCCCTCGGACAGGGGACTTATCGAGGGCAATGGATTTACCATCAAGGTGACCAAAGTTAAGAGCCGCGAGGATGTTTGGCACGAGGGAATCATAGAGGACAGGATTCCGGAAAAGGGGGAGGAAGTGAGGCTAAAGCTCGACTGGGACTGGAGATACGAGAACATGAAGAACCACACGGGTCAGCACATCTTATCTGCGGTTCTCAAGAGGCTTTATGACTTAGACACAACAGGGTTCCAGATATTCGAGGAACACAACAAGATAGAGGTCAATGGTAAACTCGACTGGAGTATGATAACAAGGGCTGAGATAGAGGCCAACGACATCATCAGAAGGGCCATCCCCATTGAGACTGAGGAGTTTAAGTACCTTCCTGAGGATATCGCCAAGACCCTTCGGAAGCACGTCAGCAAGGTCACGGACAGGGTGAGGATAGTAGAGATTGAAGGTGTAGACAGAACTCCCTGCGGCGGAACCCACGTTAGTAACACCTCCGAGATAGGGCTGATAAAGGTCCTCAGGTTCTACAGGAAAGCAAAAGGCCTCTGGAGGATAGAGTTCGTCTGTGGCAACAGGGCACTGAAAAAGCTCAACGGGATTCTCGAAGACTACTGGAGCGCCCTCAACGACATGCCCAACAAGAACCCACCCCTAACGGAGAGGGTAATGGAATTTAATGAAAATATCAAGGCACTTGAAGGGCAGATAGACGACCTTAGAAGGGAGCTGTGGCACTGGAAGGGCCGTGCCCTCATCGACAAGGCGGTAGAGATGGGGAACTACAACGTCTTCTCCCTCGTCGAGAAGTGGGAGATGAAAGACGCTCAAGCCTTCGCTATCAACTTCGTCAAGGAGAATCCCGGGTCGATACTCCTGCTTGCTGGGGAGAACTATGTTGTATTCGCCAAGAACGAGGAAGTCGATGTCTCGATGAGGAAACTCCTCAGGGAGGTCATAGAAGAGCTTGGGGGCAAGGGGGGCGGCACCGACAACCTCGCAAGGGGGAAGGTAGATGCGGAGCCTGAAGATGTCATAGAGGTCGCAAAGGACGCCCTCAGGAGAACCATTGGGCTATGAGCCTTTACCTTTTAACACCATCCCAGAGCAGGAAACGTTAAGCCCAAGTTTCCCAAAGACGGTCCTCCTCTGCTCCTCCGGAACTGAGGGCCTTTCAAGCTCCCTCTCGGCCCTCTCCCTGCTCATAAGCCCGTACCTCACAAGGGCCGCTATTCTTCGTTGTTCGAAGCTGTGGCCGTGTTTCTCCCAGTAAAGCTCAAGGGCCGGACCCAAAACCAGACAGTTAGTAGTGTACCCCGGTAGCTCCGGGAACCGGAAGGGGAGCTTTTTCAGGATTTCAAAGCGCTCCTCCTCCGTCATCATTGAGAGGAGTCTTACCTGGGTTATTCCCCCGGACATTTTCTTGTAAGGATGGTGGCCGAAGGGAAGCTCATGGCCGGTTATGATGTAGTGGTAATTGTTCTTCAACGCGTACTTCCTAAGCTTCTCCATCATCCTTTTGGAGCAGGCTCTACACGGGCTTTGGGCCTTGAGAAGGGCCTCGCGGAAGATGTACAAGTAGTCGTATTTGAGGAGCTTGAACGGAACTCCAAGGTGCTCTGCTATTCTTTCCGCGTTCTCTATGGCCTCCTTTGCCATGAGTCCGTGGTCTATCATCACCGCCTCGAGTTCAGGGATTTTGTAAACTTCCTTCGCGAGGTATAGGGCCACAACACTGTCCTTTCCGCCGGAGTATGCGACAACCGCCCGATTAACGTTTTTCATAAGCTCATCTAACTCCTTGCGAACGGCGTTTCTATCGATTGGATGTCTGAGGTAGACTTGGCACTCCCGGCAGAGGGGCCTCCCGTTGATTACGTCGATCTTCGCGGTCCTCTCGTCGTGAACGCAGAGTGAGCACTTGAGCATGGTGGAAGAAAAGGGGAGACGTTTAAAAAGGTTATTTGCGCGTTTTTGATGTCCTTGGGAGGAGCTTTTCAGGGGCTTTTTTGACTGCCTCGACTGTCTTGTCCGCCTTGGATTTGCCCTTCCTAATCGTGAAGAAGCCAACGGTTGCTATGGCGTTCCTAAGGAGAATTCCGCGGTTGTTCCTGGCAATGAACCATCCAAAGAGCAAGCCAAAGAGCAAGCCGGAAAGCCAAAGATAAACTATGAAGGTGTTGGCCCCAACCCCCGGTCGGATTGCAACGGAGAGGGCCTTGTACGTCAGTGCAAAGGCCAGAACAAGAACAGTCTCCAAAAGAAGCGAGAGTTCGGTTGCCCTGGCCACTACGCCGAGAACCTTTCCTCCACTATCCTGCTCCTTGATAATCCTTCTGTCATGCAGGCCGTAGACGAGGGTTCTGGTTACGTTGGCACCGCTCCTGAAGGAGAGGAAGCCAAAGATGGCCCCGATGATCCTCATCAAACTCCAGCCCCAGAGGGTGATGAACGCCCACAGCCCAACGGCGAGCCAAATGAGGGCGTGCAACCTCTCCCAACCTTTTTTCTCATTCTCCGGAAGGTCGAGACGGAGAACCGTTCTCCATGCCATCCCCGTAAGGCTCCCTACCGTCCTGGCGAAGAGCACCACTATGTTGAAGATGATGAACAGACTCAGCAGGAACAGCGATAATAACTCCGATAGCATCGTTACCACAGACAAAATAGGGCGGAAGGACTTAAACGGTTTTTCCGTCTTCCCGCTCACGCTTCATTGCAGGTGCAACGTCCCTTGCAACGCGCCTCGCGCCGAAGAGCGTTAGCGGGTCCATCGTCCTGTATACCGCGAGCTGACAGCCGCTTATCCTTACGTCAATGTATTTCTTCGCCTCCATCGCCACCTTCAGGAACTCCCTCACGCTCTCTGCCCTCTCAAAGTCGAGGCCAGCCTCCCTCAAGCGCTCAACGTTGAGTTCGTGGATAGTTAGAGGTTGAAGCATCATCTCATCTATTCCGAGCGAAGCGGCAAGCTCCGCTATCTTTGGAATATCCCCATCGTTTATTCCGGGCATGAAGATCGTCCTCACGACGGAGCGGGCGCTTTTGTCACATCCGACTATCCTTAGAGCGTTCATCACTGCGTTAAACGTGTCCGCGTTCGTTATCTTCAAGTGTTTTTCCCGTGAAGCGGCGTCGAGGCTTATCATCACGAGGTCAAAGTCAAGTTTGCTCCATAGCTCCTCCGTCAAGAGCGAACCATTTGTCTGGAGATCGAGCCTCGCCTTCGGAAAGCGCTCGCGGAGCATTTTATTGACCTCGACGATGCGAGGGCTGAGCAATGGCTCACCGTACTGGGAGACGGTTATCGCGTACGGGTCACTCCCGCCGTAGTATCCGGGTTTGGGAGCCTTCCCAAGCTTTACTGCGACGTTTGAGTAGCAGAATATGCAATCGTGGTTGCAGGCTGGGGTCAGCTCGTAGCTTGGGTGGTGGACTGGATTGGGGTTGCTTAAATCCAGTCCCTGGCAGCCCCTGCAGTGGGTAGGGAACTTCAAATCCATGACGAACTCCTTTAAAAGTCTCGCCTCCCTGTTCTCGAGCCTCCTCGGCTCGACGCCCATGCTCCTTGCAAACTCCTCCCAGCTCATCCTCTTCATTCTCTCACCGACCGGGACGGATTCCCGGGGTTTAAAAAGTTGACTGGTTAGAGGAGTCCCCTGAGCTGGGAACCGCTGAAGACCGGGCCGTCCCTGCAGACTAGATACTTCCCAAGGGAGCAGGATCCACAGACACCTATTCCGCATTTCATGTAACGCTCCGCGGATATCTGGACGTTTCTGTAGTCCATCGCCCGAAGAACGGCCTTCAGCATCGGCTCCGGACCGCAGGCGTAGACTTGGTCAAACTCATCCTTCCTCTCGGCCAGGACGTCGGTTGGAAAGCCCCTCCTCCCCAAGGAGCCGTCGTCGGTGGTTATAACAACCTCGTCGACGTAGTCCTCGATATCCATGAGAGCCAGCTCTTCCTTAGAACGAGCACCGTAGATAAGGGTTATCTCCTCAAAGCCCCCCCTGTAAGCCCTGGCCAAGGCATAGAGCGGAGGTATCCCTATCCCTCCTGCAACGAGGGCGACCTTCTTCCCCACGGGTTCAAAACCCTTTCCGTAAGGCCCGCGGAGCCACAGCCTATCACCGGGTTCAAGCTCGAAGAGCCTCGAAGTGAAGGATCCAACGCGCTTGACCACTATTAGGTCTTTCCACGCTAGGCTGAAGGGTTTCTCCCCAACTCCAGGAAGCCAGACCATGACGAACTGGCCAGGTGAGAAATCGAAACGCTTTTTCAGCCTGAAGGCCTTAACATCCCTTGCCGCGCTTAGAATCTCATCAGTCTCAACCATCGTGTACATCAAGCCTAACCCCCATAGGTTTTCCGATGATTTCATCGTCCTCCATAACCACCCTTCCGCGGAGGATCGTCATCACGACCTTTCCCCTGATTCTCTTCTCCTCCCAGGGGCTCCACCTCGCCTTCGTGTAAAAGTCTCCGGGTTTAACGGTCCACTCCTTGTTAAGGTCCACCACCGTAAAGGTGGCCTCCTCCCCAGCTTCAAAGTGGCGTCCAGTTATCCCAAAGATTTTCACTGGGTTGTCATGCATCTTCTCCACGATATCAAAGACCGTAATTAGACCCCTGTTCACGGCATCGAGGAGAAGCGCCACTCCAGTCTCCAGCCCCGGAATCCCTGCCGCGCCATCCTCCTTGTCCCCCAGAGTGTGCGGCGCGTGATCGCTCGCTATAATTGGGATCCTTGAAAAGTTCTCCCAGAGCGCTTTTCTGTCCCTTTCATCCCTGAGCGGTGGATAAACCTTGAGCAGGCGGTTCCTCTCGTAGTCTTTCTTCGTGAGGAAGAGGTGGTGTGGTGTAACTTCAAAGCTCACCCATGGCAGTCCCACTTCCAAGATGGTTCGTATTCCTTCCTCCGTGGAGACATGGCAGATGTTCAGCGGTTTTTTAAGTCTCTTAGCGGCTTCCAAAGCACGCTTTACCGCCGTGATTTCCGCCTTGGGCGGCCTCTCCGGGTCTTTCCTGATTACTCCTGGGTCTTCAGCGTGAACACTCACAATACCCGGAGAGCAGGAGTAGTCCCCCTCAAAATCCTTGGAAAAGATTCCTCCAGTGGA
Coding sequences:
- a CDS encoding radical SAM protein, with amino-acid sequence MKRMSWEEFARSMGVEPRRLENREARLLKEFVMDLKFPTHCRGCQGLDLSNPNPVHHPSYELTPACNHDCIFCYSNVAVKLGKAPKPGYYGGSDPYAITVSQYGEPLLSPRIVEVNKMLRERFPKARLDLQTNGSLLTEELWSKLDFDLVMISLDAASREKHLKITNADTFNAVMNALRIVGCDKSARSVVRTIFMPGINDGDIPKIAELAASLGIDEMMLQPLTIHELNVERLREAGLDFERAESVREFLKVAMEAKKYIDVRISGCQLAVYRTMDPLTLFGARRVARDVAPAMKREREDGKTV
- a CDS encoding methyl-accepting chemotaxis protein translates to MQIRSIEKASSALAQSVRIKTSSRESSKIIDELADQISGKFMRNNTIIIENIGKLSQVMKEMERFQKDFLPFFQRFEVFAREFNMLVENLEYISRISDSIGSVAKQTNLVALNASIEAARAGEAGRGFAVVADEIRKMAIQTMNLAREIKDFNAKVMEQLDTLRDALTVMDKIKEGTDVLGRDIGAMVEISAVLNEISRKQEGIVTDIKRLNGIALALRKFADMQDRYNKDMASLLRMMASEYAREMKGSEEWGG
- a CDS encoding dihydroorotate dehydrogenase electron transfer subunit, with amino-acid sequence MYTMVETDEILSAARDVKAFRLKKRFDFSPGQFVMVWLPGVGEKPFSLAWKDLIVVKRVGSFTSRLFELEPGDRLWLRGPYGKGFEPVGKKVALVAGGIGIPPLYALARAYRGGFEEITLIYGARSKEELALMDIEDYVDEVVITTDDGSLGRRGFPTDVLAERKDEFDQVYACGPEPMLKAVLRAMDYRNVQISAERYMKCGIGVCGSCSLGKYLVCRDGPVFSGSQLRGLL
- a CDS encoding DHHA1 domain-containing protein, whose protein sequence is MTELLFYRDPYLKETTSKVVDVKNLRNGFVEVLLDRTIFYPEGGGQPSDRGLIEGNGFTIKVTKVKSREDVWHEGIIEDRIPEKGEEVRLKLDWDWRYENMKNHTGQHILSAVLKRLYDLDTTGFQIFEEHNKIEVNGKLDWSMITRAEIEANDIIRRAIPIETEEFKYLPEDIAKTLRKHVSKVTDRVRIVEIEGVDRTPCGGTHVSNTSEIGLIKVLRFYRKAKGLWRIEFVCGNRALKKLNGILEDYWSALNDMPNKNPPLTERVMEFNENIKALEGQIDDLRRELWHWKGRALIDKAVEMGNYNVFSLVEKWEMKDAQAFAINFVKENPGSILLLAGENYVVFAKNEEVDVSMRKLLREVIEELGGKGGGTDNLARGKVDAEPEDVIEVAKDALRRTIGL
- a CDS encoding dihydroorotase, whose protein sequence is MHELVLRGKFVFRNRILNGSIGISNGVISKISVGELKGERVIDLHGRLILPGLVDTHVHLRDFEQRDKETIESGSKAALHGGITAVFDMPNTKPPVMDARTFKRREELLWEKAYTDYAIGFLLSGNCGEAEKSKADFYKIFMGASTGGIFSKDFEGDYSCSPGIVSVHAEDPGVIRKDPERPPKAEITAVKRALEAAKRLKKPLNICHVSTEEGIRTILEVGLPWVSFEVTPHHLFLTKKDYERNRLLKVYPPLRDERDRKALWENFSRIPIIASDHAPHTLGDKEDGAAGIPGLETGVALLLDAVNRGLITVFDIVEKMHDNPVKIFGITGRHFEAGEEATFTVVDLNKEWTVKPGDFYTKARWSPWEEKRIRGKVVMTILRGRVVMEDDEIIGKPMGVRLDVHDG
- a CDS encoding MBL fold metallo-hydrolase, with the protein product MGEYFIEAGLDPRKGHVLYKDEDHMVVYLGTQEGREEIDINSYLIVSGGKGILIDPGGYKIFSKVLANSSKYIDPRDIEYVYICHQDPDVAGSLPLWREVSNAKILVHWLWTRFLPHFGFEDAGAVTYQLPDEGESMRFGATTLEFIPAHFLHSPGHFTLYDHRSKFLFSGDIGIALLDEPYIVVDSMERHIQAMKAIHERLMPTSAAIKLWLGRVKYLEVEAILPQHGAIIPKKHVGRFFDFLANLKTGIDVMR
- a CDS encoding ATP-binding protein, with protein sequence MLKCSLCVHDERTAKIDVINGRPLCRECQVYLRHPIDRNAVRKELDELMKNVNRAVVAYSGGKDSVVALYLAKEVYKIPELEAVMIDHGLMAKEAIENAERIAEHLGVPFKLLKYDYLYIFREALLKAQSPCRACSKRMMEKLRKYALKNNYHYIITGHELPFGHHPYKKMSGGITQVRLLSMMTEEERFEILKKLPFRFPELPGYTTNCLVLGPALELYWEKHGHSFEQRRIAALVRYGLMSRERAERELERPSVPEEQRRTVFGKLGLNVSCSGMVLKGKGS